A segment of the Anopheles cruzii chromosome 2, idAnoCruzAS_RS32_06, whole genome shotgun sequence genome:
CTAAAAAGTCCATTTAAAAAGGCatacgaaacggaaaaccggtCCCGAAGTCAGCCGTCGGCATAACTCAGACCGGTATCGGCCAGACGCCTCCGCAACCGGTCCGTTTTCTTCACCGCcgagtgtttttatttatttagttgaGTTTTCAGATATTTTTTTGGGACATTTTCGGATCGACAACTGCGCACGTGCGTGGACACGGTGCGTGCGCGTCAAAATCCTCTCGCAAGAGAGCCGGTTCCAACGGTATTTTAAAAAAGGACATAGCCCAAATTCCACTGATTAGAAAGAAATCTAGCTGTCCTCTTTACTTTCCCGTGGAGATTAGTGGTTCGATGCTGATCGCTGATTGGTGCGATAAGCATTATTCTCTGAGAGTTGTGCCAGGGTGACCAGATGAAATCggcaaataaaattgatttattgcaaATAACGTTGAAATTTTTGAAAACTCCGAAATTTAACTAGGGTAGCAGAAGCCACTGACAGCATCAGCGATTTGCATGCAAGATTTGATCCCAAAACTTGTACACAATGTTGCGTGCCATCTTGGTTGCGAAGCTTGCATGGAAAAATTGCGTAATAATATTGCATGATACggccaaacaatatttttgcCAATATTTCACTATTGCTGagtgtgaaatattttgctgcaatttcTCGGTGCAAGGAAACATTTCGTAATAATATTGCATGATACggccaaacaatatttttggCAATATTTCAGCATTGCAAGccactggtgctacctaccagtcgctcctgtTCTCCTAGTGTTTTTGTGTCTCCAGAAAACCGatttttttcgggtggtggttgtttgcgatttaaaaaaaggtaACCACACGATGGCAGCGTGCTACCCTGGACTTTTTCCCTGGACCTGCCGACGAAAACTGATTTTCTCTCGTGCATTGCTACGACtcttaccttactttcctcccccatttctttcggtgaCCAATTTCCAtccaattccagcggaaaaaaaaagaaatttctAACAATGACTTTTGCGGttttaagagaaaatgtttggaaacaaatACAGGCCGAGGGTCTTAAGGAGATGAACACTACGATGCACAGCCCTATCACACAGCTGGCCCCCACCAGACCTGGTATATAAGATCAAGCCTTACAGTCTTACCCGTTTGCTTTAAGCGCGCGAAGgatttattggttttgttttagaaAACGCCCGGCGGCGGATGTGCCCCGATCAGATGGAAGCGGTTCCTTTGCGGAATCACGTTCGACATGTGCGTCTTTGCGGGCGGCGGCAGGTAGTGGTTGGGCGACTGCGGCGGAAGATACTGGTTGGGTGGACAATTCTGCGACGGACACGAACACTGCTTCGGTGGAGGGGGCGGCAGATACCCTAAACTGGTGCAGGGTTGCGTCATGGTCGTGACGACAGGCACGAATTGGGTAAGTGTCTCTGGATCCCGAGTGACGTActtggtttccgtttccgtcagATACTCCGTGGTCGGCTCGATGACGGTTGATGTGGCGGTGCGCGTcctggtttcggtttcggtgaaatattttgtGACGGGTGACGGTACGGAAGTGCTGGTCACCGTTCGAACCACGGTCGTTGGCACGATCCGGGTGCTGGTTTCCGTCCTGTAATCCGTGACTTCGCGCGTCTCCGTTATCGGGATCGTCCTTGTAAAGTAGGACGTGTCCGTACGGTGCGACGTGATAGTTAAGGTGTCCGTCCGGGTCTCCGGTGGCAGCGTGCTCGTGATGGTGTCGTAGACCGTGAAGTCGTCGCACACGCTCTGCTCTGTAACCGTTTGGGTCTCCGTGGTCGTACGGCACGGTTCCGGTAGTTGATTGCACGGCGTTGTATACATGTATCCCTCGAACCGAGGATTGGCCCAGACTTGACACAACACCAGGGCCCacgacgccaccaccaacgcggGCTTCATCTTGTGTTTTGTCCGATTCACTTagataacacacacacacgtacgttTGACGCGATCCGTTGCATTTGCCACCTGGCAATGTACtgtctcgggctcgggcacgAGCATCCAGTTTTATAGAGCATCGAGCGAGATGACACCCAGAACCCAAAGAACCGGTCTTCTTACTCAACGAGTGACCCGAACCCGCAACCCGAATCGATACCCGGCCCCGGAGGACTCGCCGGTGGTGGGCGAAAATCTGATATCGGAAAAGAGTTTCAAGTTCTCGGATGTTGGACAAGGATGATCGGTGGTTTTCGAGGTGAGTGTCACCGTCTCGCGCAGGTCGCCTTGCGTAACCGCATCCCGGCGTCTGTGGAACTCAGGGACAGGCACCGTGCAAAAATCGGGCAAGAATCAACCAAAAGGTTCTGGATGCACCGCCGAATCGCTAAGACCAGTTCCTAGTTTGatcgtttgacatttcggacGCCGCGGTTGTAAAATGCGGCTTTTGCGATATGGGATGGCGGGACTTCGGTTTCGGGATTCGGGACTCCGTGGATCCATTAGAGTGCGTCTTAACTTTCGATTACGACCCACATTAGCATATCATACCTTAAgcgatcattttatttaccATATTTTTGGCTGATAAGCGAACTTATTTGCGTTAAGTAAGCGGAAGCCCAAAATCCGACAGCCCGAGGAAAAGCCGCGGGAAACGTCAGTTACAGGAGCCGCTGGTGAGGTTAAACTTGCACAGCAGCCAGTTCATCAGATCGGCCGGCGGCACGTCTGCCGGCACGTTTCCGTCCCGCTGCGGGCTGCGGTCGACGtagatgatgttgatggccGGCTGGGACTGCTGGTCGGCCGTTGATCCGTCCGCTCCACCGCCGATCTCGTTCAGCTCCGTCCGCTCGCCGGTGGCTCGCTTGATGGGCTGCTGGCCCGCGGTCGGCTGCGGCAAATACTCTTTGGCCGGCGGATCCACGGCCGGAAGGTACGTGTTAACGGGTGGTGctggaggcggtggcggtagatATGAGTTCGGCTGACAGTGGGTTGTGGTGAGCAGTGAGGTGACTGTCGTCGGGATGATTTCCGTATGAGTCGATACGATCAAATCGGTTGAGGTGTGGGTAACGAAGACAGTCCgagtttcggtttccgtttggACGACCGGGGGCAGCGTGACGAAGGCCGTCTCGAACTGGGTACTGGTGAGCGGGGGAAGCGTTTCCGTTACCAGCGTGGTCGTTACAATGGTCTGCGTGTCGGTGACAGTGCTTGGCAGGACTAAAGGACACTTTGGCTTCGTGTAGGTGTAACCCTCGGTGAACGGCTTGGTGGGCTTCGGGTAGCTGTATCCTTCGAACGGGGCCTTAGTGGTCGGTTTGGGGTAGCTGTAGCCGCTGAAGCCACTGCTCTGTCCGGCGACGGACACGGCAGTGGCCATCGCTACGAGCAGGACCTTTATCAGGGGAGTCTGCAACGAGAAAAAATGTATCGCAGAAGATGTCATAAGTCGCCGATTCatacaatattttaatatatAAAATAAGAATAACGTTCGAATGCCGTCATAGGAGACGCTGATGGCTGTGACTTTGCACAGAGCCGATTCCGAAACGATCGTAGTTGGCGTTGCTCCTGGCAACTGACTTTCCATCGATCCATTTGAAATGACCGCTAACCGGATTGTCAACCGAATCGAAATTCCGCGAAGCCAAATCTTTTCCCGAAACACTCATTTCGTGGCACTCTCGCTTGGTCGCTGTCTTATCGTAAGATCGTAAACTGGAATTAAGACAAGATTGCTGATCCGCGAACGCCATGATGGTGATTTGCCGACCGTTGGTCCGGGTTCTTGAACTCTCAACAAACTGTGCCTCGGGGGAACCCCCGAAGGCTCGATAAGCGGCTCATGAATCGCGAATAGTCTGACTCCTAGCCTGGGTGGGTTCCAGTTCATCGACTCGAACCCCGGGAACTGTTCTTCCTTGTTGTTGCCGTGCCTCATTTGGCAACCTGCGTCGGCGGTGCGTTCGCCCGGGTTGCGAAATTTGACCGTTCGTCCGACGCACAGTTTACGGAAGAGCCCGCTGATGGGCGGCCATTTTGCAAGCTACCTTGCCACCTTTGCGCAAGGTAGCCTTCTATCATGTCAAACAGCATCGCCCAGTACCCAGTCAGCCGAGGGACCATTTGTtagcggcacacacacagaaacacacacacaaacgcagaCACACTATCACCATCCATCACCGGGAACCGTTAGTGTCGGCATCGGTTAGCAACAATCCGTCAACAATACATCAGTCACTCTCTATCTCCGTCTTCCTGAATTTCACTCGGGGCACTGTTTGGGCTTTTGATAACTCCAAAGTCGATCAACGTTCACAACCCGCGTACTGTCACTAGGCAACCGGAATTACCATTTCAAAGATGTTGTTCACTTCACGACACACGTCCGGCACAAAGAATTGAAGCCTTTTTAATCCGCGGCCAACTGACACTCGACTGGACATGGACACACCGGATCGGTTTCCCGGCAACTGAGCTGGCCATCTTTCGGTACGTTCGGTTTTAATCAACCagcccgtggccggtggccggtgaagGGTGGGTCCACCTTCAGTCCACCACCGCCCCGAAAGGCGGCTTTCGCAGTCGGGCGTGAAAAACGGCTtcgccgttggtggtggaaaagCCAGCCGTCCGCCGGTGAGAGACTTCTgatgtttcgattttattgcccATTGTACTGATATTGGGGTCTGCGTCTGTATTCTTTCCGATGAAGTTTCGCGACTTGCCTCGCGGCCCGTCCTTTCGGCTGGGAGGGGTTTTCTGATGGTCGGCCGACCATCGGCCTGACGGCTGTTTTGAAGTATTAGAAAGATTCTGGCGTGTGTCGCTTGCGTCGATTCAGAAGGTGTACCTCGGATGAGTAACGTTACGCCAGCGGCTCTTTAAGATTCTGCCAatcccccggcggggggggcgGAAGGTCCCGATTAGAGCAACACACAGTTTTGCGGTTGCTCAGATAGGGGATGGTCAAACACGGTCGGTGTGTAAACAAACGAGAGCCCATCCCCTTTCCGGGCGCCCCTTGGACCGTCCGCGACGATGACAACATCGgttaatcaaatcaaactcaCGGATGCGGACCATTAATCGGCCCATTGTTGGCGGGTGAACCGCCCCGGGGACGGATTGAGGACCACCCCCGGAAACGGAGCCATTTCAAAGGGGAAGAGATATGATCGTGTCATAATGAAATATGGTCCGAATCTTCTGCCCCGGGGTTTTCGTGTTCTGTTGGGGACTTTAATTCGGGCATATCCGGGATCATGAAGGAAAAATCGGTACCTTGTCAGGTGGACAGCCTAATCCTCAGGCAAGGTCAGACACTTACAGTGACATATCACCCGGCTAACCCGTTCGTAGAAAGGTGTGCGGCCATTGAAAGGTACCCTTCACACTGTGGCGGTCTCCAACACTCAGCCCATTGTTCCAATATAATTAAAACCGTTTCACATGCaacaatattcaaaatgcTTTTAAGTTTTGCAAAACCCCAACTGTCGGCCTGTTTGTCTGATCTGTCCCCCTTCGGCAGCTTTGGGATGACGCCTTTACCGAATTTGTTCGCCCGGTCCCGAAGGTGAGAAAATGTCCATTCTCAAGCGCGTGCTgccatttcaattttccaccgcgcGGACTGTTTTGACGATGCATGAATTGATAGGAGAGATGCCTATCAAACAGCCCTCATAAAATCCTCATTAAAACCAATTGTGGGTCTTTAGTTTTGAGGTAAACAGGTACCGCCGTGCCGTCAtcaaacgaaagacttcaacgcaAGTGACGAACCCGAAAAAGAGGAATGGCGGCAAGTGTGAAATATGGCCCGTAAGACTCTTTAAACGGTTGCTTAACGCACTGCGGACTGCTGCAGCTCCGCGGTAAGGGCTTAATTTGACCGTCAGCTAATTTAACTGCGCTGGCGATCTACCGGGCGGATTGGCAAGCCGAAGCGAACACAGATAAGCCACGGAACAATACGCCCACCACAAAAACCGACCGTGACCGCGCCCCCGACGTGATGGTGTCGGAGGAAAATTGTCGATCGTAAAGCGAGAGCGTGGCAGGGTGCGGTGCAGCATTTTCCCGCTCGGTTTTCAATTAATCTTAAGCGAACCTAAATTGCAGTCGAGGTCATCTCATAAACGGAGAGGCTCATAAAAACGGAACTCGCAGACCGGATGCCGGGTGcctcgtggcgtggccgtaAAGTGTGACCCCTGGCCGATTTAATTAACACTTCGTTAGGATTACTGTCCCGTTTGCCGACCGGGGTTTTGCCGATTGTTGGCCAGTTAGATTGCAGACCGCGGCCACGGACTAAACGGCGCCCATTGCACCATTGCACCGGAGTGCATCGGGAAATGCCACCATTGAGGGCCCCCGCGCAAACATTGTCGCCTAGTCGGCTGTGTCATCCGGGTGGCACGGTGGACCGGAGTGGCTTTTTGCTTCTGGTAGCCGCGGTCCGTGCTCTGAGAAAACTCCCAGCCCGGGCGGTCGCTCGCTTAGGGGAAGATACGGCCAAACGCCTTTCTAAAATATTCTGGCACCAATTGCGGGCCGCCCGGTTCGGGGGCTTGGGCTTAACGGGTCAACACGCGCATCGGCCATTGGATGGAGAGTAATTGGATCAAGGTCCGACACCGAAGAACAGAGGATGATTTGTAGGCAAACTGTTGAGCGCCGATTTGTTGGCGTCATGCCGAGCAAATGTTGCCACAAAACGTGCTCGTGACGCTGATGATAGTTAAGCACTGTTTTTGTATTCCAAAAGCCCTGTGAAGTCCGTATAAATAGAAGAGATGGGTTTCAAATGTTGTGTCCAAAGCCTTCTTTCATTAAGCCTTTCATAAAGCGTGTATGTGTAACTCAATTTTAGACCACAGTCTGCCATGATCACATTATAACACGCCAGAAGCGGAAATAAATTCCAGAGCCTGAAATGATAAACCCGGATCTTGCCCCCGGATATCTTCTTCGCTTGCGCAAGTCGCACGCTTCCGTCCGTCATACGGGCTAGCAAGTTTACAACTATGTTCGTCTCACTTCTACAGCAGTTACTCATGAATGATAGATTTACGGTTAGGAGAATAGCTGACAGGTCCTGGACAAAGTTTGTGTTTCGGCCCGTTGAATAAGTtcgcttcatttgcataaaaaaacCTAAACTTAACATGAACCTGCCAACAATCAAAGCGGACAATTAAAAATTCCCACCAGTGTGCCGCGTCTGTGTAGTGGAAACAAGAACCGGTTGGAGTGAATTTGCCAAAAATATGCATTCTTTGCTGATGCTTTTGCCTGCACGATACTGCAGGAACCCGAATCCCGAAAAACATGGTGAAAATTAACCGTTGGTGTTCTCTGGCTTTGTTCTCAGTTCAATGCGGAGGCGAGCTTCTGCAGAGAGGACGCCAGCGTTGATGACGTGATCAGGTTAAGACGCTTCAGATTGTATTTTGCAACATGTTCGGTTCATCTCCATGTTTGGACTGGACGATCAACGACTTGCGATGGCCGGTCATTGCTTTACTGTCAACGATTCATATGTCTTGTCCGTTTTTATCCCAGTTACAGGATCGCTCTTTCCctctgtctttctctttctgtctttctctctctctcatttgATTTGTGACTCATCCAACTCAATAAACGGTTATGGGAAAATAAGCTAATAAGGTACTTCAAAAGTTAATAAAAGCAACATGTTTTCTATAGCGATGTGTACTTGTTTGACAAGAGACATGGCATgtccgccttttccccatagtgctTTTTGCCAGCTTTTTAAACTGAACTTCAGAGAAACGGGTTTTGGTTGACCGCGATTCGAACGCTAATTATCTCGCATCGCCGATTATTTCTCAATTTAACATAATTTGAGCAACCCGTTTCAGATCAATAAAATGAATTCTAATCGGCAATATTTTAGAAAAAtgccatatttttttccccGATCGTGCTAACGACTATTAAAACCGCAAGGTCCGATAGCTCGAAAACACATCAATAATCGCTGTCCAGCCAACGTGACCCGATGCTACCAATGCAGCAGGGTCATCCCCCGTTTCAGACCCTCACTCGATAAGACCATTTTAATACCCATCTCGCAAATTACACTGCCGAGATCACCCAAGCCTTAAAGAACACAGTTGACAGATCGGTGAACAATGAACACCGAAGAAAGACGATCCttgctggccgccgtcgcacTACAATAGAGATCCCGGAAATCTGCACCGAGTATTGCTCGACACCCTGCCTGagatgagaagaaaaatgcaGCAACTCCGATGAAACGATAATAATGTTGTACGCTTTTTATGCCACGCATTATGTGCTGCATTTTTTGCAGTTCGCGTCGTCCTTGAGGATCTCGCTTCTGTGAAACAGGCGACCCGACCATAAATCAACGTCCTGTGCATCCGCAATCGGGGAACGAATTTAAATCGATATGGCAGTGAGGTTCCTTGCTAGGGTCAACGGGTTAACACCCGGGGGTGTCACTCGGTTTTGATCCACCCAGTCAAGGAAGGTGCTGCGGTGTCGAAGGTCATCATCgtaaacgaaataaaatcatcATAATAAGCATTGGGGCAATCAACGAGTTTGTTAGGGCCATGCTCGTTAGCTAGGGCCACGTTTTATTAGCTGTTTGCTGTGACACTAACAACTCCACTACTTAAAAATCAATTACGAGTGTGTAATCCATTGTTATACTGCACAATTCCCGGCACGAGTCGAgctgagctgctgctggctcacCTTTTGAATTAATAAATATACAACCTCTCGCTTCTCGCTGATTTCTGCGAGATCACCGCGTTCTCCTGAGAGATCTTAGTGGTGTGCGGATTGTCTACCTTTAGGCGCTGATCTGCCACAAccggttcgtcgcttcgtcGCCCAACCAAGGATTGTGCTCCGGCCGAGGCGGTGGTGGATGCCGACCGAGCGGCACATGGTCAAAGTTGATCTGCGTCGGGATCTCGATCGATTTGAGCACCTCCACCGTCGAGGAgggtgtcgtcgtcggaacggtGGAGGATCGCTGCTcttcggtggtgctggtggtggtcgatgaACCGCCCCGcaaagtggccaccgttggtTGAGCCACCGGACGTTCCTCTCCCGTGTTCAACTCCGTCGAGGCGGGTGGCTCAGACTTTCGCTGGGCCGCCGTCTGCTTCGGGTAGATATTGAAATGGACCATCAACCGACTCGGACCAATCAGCGGGCTGGCaaagcccggaaccggaaccggtgggcCGTTGCGACGAAAGTAGCTCTCCTGCTCATACTCGGCACTTTCGCCGTAAACGTTCCCGGGGGGTCGCACCCGATACGGGGACAATTGCGCGAAGGCCTGCTCATTGGCGGGAGGTGCCCACGGATTGCGGAACCGATTCCGGCGCCCTTTCTGACGGGGCTGATAGGGTTGCCGTACGACGGGCACCGGTTCTAGGTTTAGCATCACCGAGAAGGGCATTCCCTCCCGCGGCCAGCCGGTGTTGCGGGGCTGCGGCGCAAACCGGAACTGTTCCGTGGCCAGCAGATTCACATCGCTCGGGTCGTGTGGCTTGAAGTTGTACAGCGTGTCCGGCATCATCggctgctggagctgctggttAATGAGCTGCGGTGGCTGGAGGACCACCTCCTGAGGGCGCTGCGATGCGGCCCCGAACAGGGTCGTAATGTCACCGTTTTTGCGCGGATGTCGGTAGATCCCGCTGAACTTGATCCGATGGTTCTGGTGGACCGGATGATTAAACTCTGAGGGCTGCAACGGGATCGCACCTCTGTACGGGTGGTAGTTGTagtgcagctgctgctgccgtttggCCAGCGTGAGCTGACGGAGCACTCCCTGGATGCTGTCGGCCAACGAGTGATTCGCTTCGCCCGacaccggctgctgctggaacccTACCGGAACCAGTCCAATCGGCTTAAAGTGGAACGGTTTCGGTTCATCGCTGCGGCGGGAAACGGCAGACTCGGGCGTCGTGAGGACTTCGGCCTCCAGCAAGGGTTCCCCTTCGCCGGACCAGGACAGCCGGCTCCGGGCGTCCGTTTCACCCGCTACCGGCGGTGGCTTCAGAAACCGTGCTGGCAGGAGGACCAACCCGTCACGGCCAACAGCTACGGAGCCTCGCAGGCCGCGTGCCCTTTTCATCGACGACTCAGCAGACTCGGCGCTCTGATTCATCAGCCCCGAGGATAGGGGCGTTGTCAGGACGGTGTTGAAGCCGCCGGCACTCGGCTCGATCGACGTTTCGTTGTCGAAGCTTAGCTCGATAACCTGCTGGCGCATCCGCCGCTCGGCTTCGTGCACGATCATGAACAGTGTGAAGAAGGCCACGAACGCCATCGCCAGGATGCTGTAGAGGGCGATCttacggtgctggtgctgatcgCGCTTCCGCAGCCCACCACCCCTCGGGGACTCGTATCTGTGGGTGTGTGGAttgcgagagagcgagaaataACCTTCGGAACTCGAAACCCGAATCACAAACCACTCCGTCGGCTATCACATGGGTTGATAAGTCGTTAAGCtaacttttttaatttatttcttgtCTTTATCTCTTAAATTTAGCGGCTTTTTCGCATATTTACTAAAGGTAAAACACTTTTTAAATagttaaacaaaaaacagcttAACAACTCATTGACTCATTGTGGGATACCCGTTCGATTAGGACAAACCGATCACAACCGATTCTTAACATAGGACCCAAACTTTGTTCACGAGGACCCCCGCGAGGAGGCTCTTCTCACTCACTTGTAGACGTCACCGAGCTGGGTGAGCCAGTTGTTGCTGTAGGCCTTCACGAATCCAGGGCCCGTATTGGGCTTTCGATCGTTAAACATTTTCAGCAGTAAAGAACACACAATCACTCAGAACAATCGATCTCTCCTAGTGTTGGGTCATTTTGCGGAAACACTAGCAGACGGCACTCGATTCGTCGGTCGGGCTGTTCGGAATAACTCCCAGCGCGCAGTCCACCGACCCTGTTCACTGTCACCGTAAAACTGTCACGTTTGAAGTGAGCGCGCACTCGTTCGCTTCAACGCGGATTGAAGTGATTCGGGCCATAAACTCCACTCCACCGCCAATCTGTCTGAGCCGATTGTTCCCCGGTCCCCCGTGGTCTTGTGGTTGTGCTTTGCATGTGTGAAGCCTTCATTTACAGCTACCGTTGGCCGCGTGACTTACttggcacgcgcgcgcctggcGTTGGCGTTGCCAGAGGGTTCAATAAATCTGTGGGTAAGGGGAGGGTGCAGAAAGGGAAAATCATAATCCCGCTTTCGCTACGCAGGTGCACTGAAACCCCGCGCACCggaaaatgaaggaaaagCCCCATCTTCCGGCGTTTATCTTCTCAATCAGTCGGCGCCACAGGCGGTGACACACAGCTTTACGCGCCGCCTAAGCAGATCGGCACGGGACCGTGAAGCGGGTAATTACCTCCGACACGGTCGGTCCCAAGCAGTGACTCGACTGGGTCGTTTCTAACCAACCGAGCCCATCTTGCCATGCCCATCCAGCGGGAGAGTGGTTAGACAAACAAAGCCCAAGCCCTGTCGGCGTACCTTTTTggctttcattttcaaaacatcgaccgacggcggcctAGTATTTATTGGGAACACAGCGCCGCGTCTTTTTGGGCATTCCTCTGCCGGTCTTGGAGCGCTACGAGCCGCCACAGCACTTGCGCTTTCGCGAAAGAAGCCTCGCGATCATGTAGGTCGCCCCCGCGGATCCGCGACCAGAATAATAATTAGAGGACCCGTCGTCGCCAAGCGGTTGCATCACCGCGTGAGGGATGGATTTTCGCACGCCCTGGGGCGGTGTCACCTTTCGgaataaataatgaaaccATGTCATCTTTGAGCTATCTATTCGGAACCGCACTTAGCACCTAATTCACAAACACTCAAACTCCGCCGGCCAGCATTCAAGTGCAACCGGCACGGCGACCGGCAACTTCTTAACCCTACTGCGCGACCCCTATTTATGAGTATTTCGGTCGAAGGGGGAAAGCAGAAAATGGTGACACGCTACGCTAACGAACTAAACGCTAAAAGGTTACGCTAAACTTTTGGAACCGCACCGAAAACTgagggcagagagagagagagagagtggccacCTGCAGTAGGTGTGAAGGTAGGTCTCTCGATGGATTCGACAGCCGAAAGCGGGGAAAGGACATGGGGCGGGAATTCGGTggcagtgtttgtgtgtgactCATGAAGGGGAGAATCGTGATCCTAGGTGAGAACCTTCACTAAAAGTTAAACGGTATGGCAGGCCTAGGGTACGAGTAGCCGGTTGACTCCTCCGGCGGTAAGTACTCCGGGGCGGGCGTGGTCTTTGGTGGCAGCGTCAGAGGGTTCGGGGGTTTCGGGTACGCGTAGCCACAGCTGCCATCGGCGTTCAGTTCGCCATCGCTACATCCTTTCTCTGTCGTCGTACGACGCGTCGTACTGGGCCTCGCCGTTGTTGTGCTCGGGGGCAAATATTCCTGCGGTGGAGTCGTACGTCGGGTTGTTGTCGTCTGCAAAAGGACACGCACAGAAGGATCAGCGCATCTTACATATACCGAGTACGGTGAAGACTTACCGTCGTCGTGGAAACTCGGTTCGGTAGTGTAAATGATTCATC
Coding sequences within it:
- the LOC128267105 gene encoding mucin-2-like, with translation MRHGNNKEEQFPGFESMNWNPPRLGTPLIKVLLVAMATAVSVAGQSSGFSGYSYPKPTTKAPFEGYSYPKPTKPFTEGYTYTKPKCPLVLPSTVTDTQTIVTTTLVTETLPPLTSTQFETAFVTLPPVVQTETETRTVFVTHTSTDLIVSTHTEIIPTTVTSLLTTTHCQPNSYLPPPPPAPPVNTYLPAVDPPAKEYLPQPTAGQQPIKRATGERTELNEIGGGADGSTADQQSQPAINIIYVDRSPQRDGNVPADVPPADLMNWLLCKFNLTSGSCN
- the LOC128267106 gene encoding uncharacterized protein LOC128267106, with translation MFNDRKPNTGPGFVKAYSNNWLTQLGDVYKYESPRGGGLRKRDQHQHRKIALYSILAMAFVAFFTLFMIVHEAERRMRQQVIELSFDNETSIEPSAGGFNTVLTTPLSSGLMNQSAESAESSMKRARGLRGSVAVGRDGLVLLPARFLKPPPVAGETDARSRLSWSGEGEPLLEAEVLTTPESAVSRRSDEPKPFHFKPIGLVPVGFQQQPVSGEANHSLADSIQGVLRQLTLAKRQQQLHYNYHPYRGAIPLQPSEFNHPVHQNHRIKFSGIYRHPRKNGDITTLFGAASQRPQEVVLQPPQLINQQLQQPMMPDTLYNFKPHDPSDVNLLATEQFRFAPQPRNTGWPREGMPFSVMLNLEPVPVVRQPYQPRQKGRRNRFRNPWAPPANEQAFAQLSPYRVRPPGNVYGESAEYEQESYFRRNGPPVPVPGFASPLIGPSRLMVHFNIYPKQTAAQRKSEPPASTELNTGEERPVAQPTVATLRGGSSTTTSTTEEQRSSTVPTTTPSSTVEVLKSIEIPTQINFDHVPLGRHPPPPRPEHNPWLGDEATNRLWQISA